In Shewanella sp. VB17, a single genomic region encodes these proteins:
- the rraA gene encoding ribonuclease E activity regulator RraA, with protein sequence MEYNTSALCDNYIDVVDVVEPMFSNYGGCNSFGGSISTIKCFEDNGLIMETLEKPGKGKVLLIDGGGSLRRALIDASIAQVAVDNDWEGIIVYGSVRDVDALEDLDIGIQAMASIPVGAESHSVGELEIPVNFGGVTFLPLDHVYADNTGIILSPEPLDLD encoded by the coding sequence ATGGAATACAACACCTCAGCACTTTGTGACAATTACATCGACGTCGTTGATGTTGTCGAGCCTATGTTCAGTAACTATGGTGGTTGTAACTCTTTTGGTGGCTCGATCAGCACGATAAAATGTTTCGAAGATAACGGATTGATCATGGAAACATTAGAAAAACCAGGCAAAGGAAAAGTACTCCTTATCGATGGTGGTGGTTCATTACGACGTGCCCTTATCGATGCCTCTATCGCACAGGTTGCTGTCGATAATGACTGGGAGGGGATCATTGTATATGGGTCGGTAAGAGATGTGGATGCATTAGAAGATCTCGATATTGGCATTCAGGCTATGGCTTCAATTCCAGTCGGCGCTGAAAGTCATTCAGTGGGTGAACTTGAAATCCCTGTCAACTTTGGTGGTGTGACTTTTTTACCTCTCGATCATGTTTATGCTGACAACACAGGCATTATTTTATCTCCTGAGCCTCTTGATTTAGACTAA
- a CDS encoding HD domain-containing phosphohydrolase: protein MFSTLVNKLKQVSIRFTLVSIFMLVTLLTAGIAIGLQYHFSKSMARESALFFNILEASHVSDFLARIDDEAVNSTKLLSSLIHFIEPENLDVDIRPIFADIMRSNGMFHAISIGFPNGDYHSLINLESSKNVRDQLQASHEDYWLQIIVKGEGDDRQRQFFYLDKELNLRAQRSESTNYHTNEHLWYVNAKSSEVSKSEPYLLHHLQSPGLTYSLEITSMDAVIAVDVVLSSVSDYLQDFSSEDSEIYLYRQSGELIASNQQKSEQFPIPKISPLNLTPDQQAIISKHSVIKVSNETDWAPIDFAKSGEPQGYSIDMLNIISDMTGIRFDYLNGFTWSELVEHFKQKKLDLLHSIYQTPENASMGHMTDPFLALPLTVVTKPNTNKIKSINELNGKRVGIPKGWSIIPIVNKHFPDIQVVELASTRAVLVAVANGEIFAGLDTGIIFRYTAKQFFIKDLVYHEALDFGGVTFPDTLHFLFGDANQELVDIFNLALANVTQEQKEALSLKWFGNKRQQVQSEGVVPYQELIDIIKDRSQYYQLLSRTVEGIKYFMYITQLGTNNEFLALVTTEEVVLMSSMEKVTTSIYITATCLLFILPISWLCSAPIINPIKLFLAENEKIKNRRYDELKKVDTKIKEIKELSDSMLDMSMSIQQHEEDQKELMESFIRLIAQAIDDKSPYTAGHCNRVPELGLMLAAAAEKSSLAPFKDFSFKSEDEHREFRIAAWLHDCGKITTPEFVVDKGTKLEAVYNRIHEVRMRFEVLWRDAEIDYLKRIASGIESSHSCLTELTNKREQLIQDFEFIANANIGGEFMDQVHKDKLAELAAITWERHFDDRLGLSPIEELNLSKQNDEVSYPVIEPLLRDKPEHIIKRINKVEFDPKFGIKMDIPEHQYNLGELHNLVISRGTLTAEDRFKINEHVTSTIKMLENLPFPAELARVPRYASTHHETLKGTGYPRKLSAEDLSIPERILVVADIFEALTAADRPYKKAKPLSIAIDILHKMALDEHLDMDVFTLFLTSGIYLQYAHKFLDTAQIDEVDIDKYLIHDEHV, encoded by the coding sequence ATGTTTTCGACCTTGGTTAACAAACTTAAGCAAGTGAGCATACGATTTACTCTCGTTAGTATATTCATGTTAGTCACCTTATTAACCGCAGGTATTGCCATTGGCTTGCAATATCACTTTAGTAAATCCATGGCTCGAGAGTCTGCCCTATTCTTCAATATTCTTGAGGCTAGTCATGTGAGTGACTTTCTTGCTCGTATTGATGATGAGGCTGTTAACAGTACCAAATTACTTTCTAGCTTAATTCATTTTATAGAGCCTGAAAATTTAGATGTTGATATTAGGCCTATTTTTGCAGATATAATGCGTAGTAATGGAATGTTCCATGCTATATCTATCGGTTTCCCAAATGGTGATTATCATAGTTTAATAAACCTAGAAAGCAGTAAAAATGTCAGAGATCAATTGCAGGCATCGCATGAAGATTACTGGCTGCAAATAATAGTGAAGGGTGAGGGTGACGATCGTCAACGGCAATTTTTCTATCTAGATAAAGAGTTAAACCTTAGGGCTCAGCGCTCAGAGTCCACTAATTATCATACTAATGAGCATCTTTGGTATGTAAATGCTAAGTCTAGTGAAGTGTCTAAATCTGAGCCGTATTTACTTCATCATTTGCAATCTCCAGGATTAACATATTCACTTGAAATCACAAGTATGGATGCCGTCATAGCGGTTGATGTAGTACTATCTTCAGTATCAGATTACCTACAGGACTTTAGTAGTGAAGACAGCGAGATATATCTTTATCGGCAAAGTGGAGAGTTGATTGCGTCGAATCAACAAAAATCAGAACAGTTCCCTATCCCAAAGATTAGCCCCCTTAATTTGACTCCCGATCAGCAAGCTATTATATCAAAGCATTCGGTGATTAAGGTGTCGAACGAGACAGATTGGGCACCGATTGATTTTGCTAAGTCAGGTGAACCCCAAGGTTACAGTATTGATATGCTTAATATTATTTCTGATATGACAGGCATTAGATTTGATTATCTTAATGGGTTTACATGGTCAGAGCTGGTTGAGCACTTTAAGCAAAAAAAATTAGATTTACTTCATTCAATTTATCAAACCCCTGAGAATGCGAGTATGGGGCATATGACCGACCCATTTTTAGCGTTGCCGCTTACGGTTGTGACTAAGCCTAATACGAATAAAATTAAAAGCATAAATGAATTAAATGGTAAAAGAGTGGGAATACCTAAAGGTTGGTCGATTATCCCCATCGTGAATAAACATTTCCCAGATATTCAGGTGGTGGAGCTGGCGTCAACTAGAGCTGTATTAGTTGCCGTCGCGAATGGTGAAATATTTGCTGGGTTAGATACTGGGATCATTTTCCGCTATACCGCGAAGCAGTTTTTTATTAAGGACCTTGTTTATCATGAAGCCTTAGATTTCGGCGGGGTAACATTCCCTGATACATTGCATTTTTTATTTGGTGATGCTAATCAAGAACTGGTCGATATTTTTAATCTGGCACTGGCTAATGTGACGCAGGAACAAAAGGAGGCATTAAGCTTAAAATGGTTTGGCAATAAAAGACAGCAAGTACAGAGTGAGGGCGTCGTACCTTACCAAGAACTGATAGACATCATTAAGGACCGAAGCCAATATTATCAGTTGTTATCTCGAACTGTGGAGGGTATTAAATACTTTATGTATATTACCCAATTAGGTACGAATAATGAATTTTTAGCTCTTGTGACGACAGAAGAGGTAGTATTAATGTCGAGTATGGAAAAAGTGACTACCTCTATCTATATTACGGCGACGTGTTTACTTTTTATTTTACCCATTTCATGGTTGTGTTCCGCACCCATCATTAACCCTATTAAACTCTTCTTGGCTGAAAATGAAAAAATAAAGAACCGTCGCTATGACGAGCTTAAAAAAGTTGATACAAAGATCAAAGAAATCAAAGAGCTCTCTGATTCGATGCTTGATATGTCGATGTCGATTCAGCAACACGAAGAGGACCAAAAAGAATTAATGGAGTCCTTTATCAGACTGATAGCTCAAGCGATTGATGATAAATCTCCTTATACAGCAGGCCACTGTAATAGAGTGCCTGAACTCGGACTCATGTTGGCAGCTGCGGCTGAAAAATCGAGCTTAGCTCCTTTTAAGGACTTCAGTTTTAAATCAGAAGATGAACACCGTGAGTTTAGAATTGCTGCCTGGCTACATGATTGTGGCAAAATTACGACACCCGAATTTGTGGTTGATAAAGGGACCAAACTCGAGGCTGTTTATAATCGTATCCATGAGGTGCGTATGCGCTTCGAAGTGCTATGGCGTGATGCTGAAATTGATTATTTAAAACGTATTGCTTCTGGAATTGAGTCAAGTCACTCATGCTTGACTGAGCTGACTAATAAGCGTGAGCAACTAATACAGGATTTTGAATTTATTGCCAACGCTAATATTGGCGGAGAGTTTATGGATCAAGTTCATAAAGATAAGTTAGCTGAGTTGGCTGCAATAACTTGGGAGCGACATTTTGATGACAGGCTGGGGCTTTCTCCCATTGAAGAGCTAAATTTAAGCAAGCAAAATGATGAGGTAAGTTATCCTGTTATTGAACCATTACTAAGAGACAAACCTGAACACATTATCAAACGAATTAATAAGGTTGAATTTGATCCTAAATTTGGTATTAAGATGGATATTCCTGAGCACCAATATAATTTAGGCGAGCTACATAACCTGGTTATTTCTAGAGGTACCTTGACGGCAGAAGATAGATTTAAGATTAATGAACATGTGACAAGTACAATTAAAATGTTAGAAAATCTACCATTTCCTGCAGAGTTAGCCCGGGTGCCTCGTTATGCTTCGACTCATCATGAAACCTTAAAAGGAACCGGGTATCCTCGTAAGCTCAGTGCAGAAGATCTCTCTATTCCAGAGCGTATTCTTGTGGTCGCTGACATTTTTGAAGCGTTAACAGCAGCTGATAGACCTTATAAAAAAGCCAAACCTCTCAGCATTGCTATTGATATTTTACACAAAATGGCGTTGGATGAGCATCTTGACATGGATGTGTTTACGCTCTTTTTGACTAGCGGGATCTATCTTCAATATGCTCATAAATTTCTCGATACTGCTCAGATTGATGAAGTCGATATCGATAAGTACTTAATTCATGATGAGCATGTTTGA
- the accC gene encoding acetyl-CoA carboxylase biotin carboxylase subunit, with the protein MVQQVIPSLKRILIANRGEIALRIQRACHTLGIETVAIHSTADRDQLHLKYADKTLCIGKPSPQASYLNMEAIISAAYQSNADAIHPGYGFLSENADFAEQVERSGFTFIGPSADVIRLMGDKISAISAMKNAGVPTIPGSDGVLTQDNELNKAIAHRIGFPVIIKATAGGGGRGMRVVLTSSQLAQAIQLTQAEALAAFANSDVYMEKYLQQPRHIEVQIISDGQGNAIHLGERDCSMQRKHQKMLEEAPALGIDTLTRNKIGSLCSNACLAIGYRGVGTFEFLYEAGEFYFIEMNTRIQVEHPITEMVTGIDLIQAQLAIASGKPLSIKQQDIQCNGHSIECRINAEDPQTFMPSPGTVTKLHVPGGFGIRWDSHLYSGYTVSPYYDSMIGKLITWGENREIAITRMQTALRELVIEGISTNLPLLKLILNDSEFQQGKLSIHYLEGSMLNTK; encoded by the coding sequence ATGGTTCAGCAAGTCATACCATCACTAAAACGAATCTTGATTGCCAATCGCGGTGAAATAGCATTGAGAATTCAACGTGCCTGTCACACTCTAGGCATAGAGACGGTGGCCATTCATTCTACAGCTGATCGAGATCAACTTCATTTAAAGTACGCAGATAAGACATTATGCATAGGCAAACCCTCTCCTCAAGCAAGCTACCTCAATATGGAAGCGATAATATCGGCGGCTTATCAATCTAATGCCGATGCCATTCACCCAGGTTATGGTTTTTTATCAGAAAATGCCGACTTTGCCGAGCAAGTTGAGCGTAGTGGTTTCACTTTTATTGGCCCTAGTGCAGATGTGATCCGCCTTATGGGGGATAAAATTTCGGCGATTAGTGCCATGAAAAATGCCGGCGTTCCCACTATACCTGGCTCCGATGGCGTATTGACTCAAGATAATGAACTTAATAAAGCCATCGCCCATCGTATCGGGTTCCCCGTTATCATTAAGGCTACAGCGGGTGGAGGCGGACGAGGTATGCGGGTGGTGTTAACATCATCACAACTCGCTCAAGCGATTCAACTGACTCAGGCTGAAGCCTTAGCAGCTTTCGCTAATAGCGATGTTTACATGGAAAAGTATCTCCAACAACCTCGCCATATAGAGGTGCAAATAATCTCAGATGGACAAGGTAATGCTATCCACTTAGGGGAGCGTGACTGTTCCATGCAACGTAAACATCAAAAAATGTTAGAAGAAGCCCCTGCACTTGGCATTGATACACTCACTCGAAATAAGATCGGTTCACTTTGCTCCAATGCTTGCCTTGCAATCGGCTATCGTGGTGTAGGTACATTCGAGTTTCTGTATGAAGCCGGTGAATTTTACTTTATCGAGATGAATACCCGCATTCAAGTCGAGCATCCCATTACTGAGATGGTCACAGGTATCGATCTGATCCAAGCACAACTTGCAATCGCATCAGGAAAGCCTCTATCCATTAAGCAGCAAGATATTCAATGTAATGGTCACAGTATAGAATGCCGCATCAATGCCGAAGACCCTCAAACTTTTATGCCTTCACCAGGCACGGTGACCAAACTGCATGTTCCAGGTGGTTTTGGGATTAGATGGGATTCTCACCTTTACTCGGGCTATACCGTGTCACCTTATTATGATTCCATGATCGGCAAACTCATTACTTGGGGAGAAAATAGGGAGATAGCCATCACACGCATGCAAACTGCGCTCCGCGAGCTCGTCATTGAAGGCATTTCAACCAATCTGCCTCTACTCAAACTAATACTAAACGATTCAGAATTTCAACAAGGCAAACTGTCGATACACTATTTAGAAGGATCTATGCTTAACACAAAATAA
- the accB gene encoding acetyl-CoA carboxylase biotin carboxyl carrier protein, which yields MDIRKIKKLIELVQESGIAELALTEGEESVRISLHTQQNNAQYQALTTQQTYSVDAASSLNTAVKSTLDIERSTYFDEDNTVISPMVGTFYLSPSVDAEPLCQIGQRVEKGQIVCIIEAMKMMNQMEAVRSGVVTEILVESGDSVEFDQALIVIEDE from the coding sequence ATGGATATTAGAAAAATAAAAAAATTAATCGAATTAGTACAGGAATCTGGCATTGCCGAATTAGCTCTCACGGAAGGCGAAGAATCCGTCAGAATTAGTCTACATACACAACAAAATAACGCGCAATATCAAGCCTTAACAACGCAACAAACTTACTCTGTAGATGCAGCTTCATCATTAAACACTGCTGTAAAGTCTACATTAGATATCGAAAGATCCACCTATTTTGACGAAGATAACACAGTGATATCTCCGATGGTCGGCACCTTCTACCTCTCACCTTCGGTAGATGCTGAGCCATTGTGCCAAATAGGGCAACGAGTCGAAAAGGGGCAAATAGTCTGTATTATAGAAGCAATGAAAATGATGAATCAAATGGAAGCGGTGCGGTCAGGTGTCGTCACCGAGATTCTGGTTGAAAGTGGTGATAGTGTTGAATTTGACCAAGCATTGATTGTAATTGAAGATGAATAG
- the aroQ gene encoding type II 3-dehydroquinate dehydratase, with protein sequence MSHTAKVLLVNGPNLNLLGRREPEHYGSETLDSVVQSLQLQAKKAGIGLEHIQSNAEHELIDAIHKTDANFIIINPAAFTHTSIAIRDAISGVAIPFIEVHLSNVHAREPFRHHSYFSDKAIGVICGLGTQGYKFALASAINLLQEIPS encoded by the coding sequence ATGAGTCACACAGCAAAGGTCTTGTTAGTCAATGGACCAAATCTCAACCTATTGGGACGTCGTGAACCAGAACATTATGGCTCAGAGACCTTAGATAGTGTTGTTCAAAGCTTACAACTTCAGGCCAAAAAAGCGGGTATTGGGCTTGAGCATATTCAATCCAACGCTGAGCATGAGTTAATCGACGCCATCCATAAAACCGATGCTAACTTCATCATTATTAACCCAGCTGCATTTACCCATACCAGTATTGCCATAAGAGATGCTATTTCAGGTGTTGCCATTCCCTTTATTGAGGTCCACCTTTCCAATGTCCATGCCCGTGAACCCTTTCGCCATCATTCATACTTCTCCGATAAGGCCATTGGTGTTATCTGTGGTTTAGGTACTCAAGGATATAAGTTTGCACTAGCGTCAGCCATCAATCTCCTACAGGAAATACCTTCCTAA
- a CDS encoding alkyl/aryl-sulfatase, translating into MKLLKFFICGLFSTSFINLTGCSGPDTMDLNGESKDATEHTIKSNDQVKINLPFDNIDDFKNADRGFIAKPDMLTITSENGEPIWDLEQYKSFISDDKTSPDTVNPSLWRNAQLTIRYGLYEVMDGIYQVRSYDLSNITFIRGKTGWIVFDPLISPETAAAALALINKELGVRDVVAVVYSHSHVDHYGGVSGFINENNQGSLQIFAPEEFTEHAVSENVIAGNAMGRRAVYMYGAMLPRDAKGGVNGGLGMTISTGVSGLIRPTTEIKRTGKRIIVDGVTMEFQMTPGTEAPAEMNTWFPDLKALWMAENTTNTMHNILTLRGAQVRDALKWSSFLNETMERYGDEVQVKFQSHHWPVWDNENIIPYFEKQRDVYKFIHDQTVRRMNQGYNGEEISEMIELPKSLEQNWSTRGYYGTLRHNSRAVYQFYMGWYNGNPSDLNNYPPEQAAKRYVDFMGGEKEIIKKAQESFDKGDYRWVAEVMKHVVFANDRNKTAKYLLADALEQLGYQSESGPWRSVYLQGAWELRNGVPNIGGTQTATPDTIRSMTPEMLFDYWGVKLNAEKAEGKDFSFNIIFTDLNSEYSLSVKNSVLNYSQLPNPDADAKMRMDKTTMDKILLGETTYEKAVKDGLIKIEGDKSIVDDFIAMLDNFEFWFNIVTP; encoded by the coding sequence ATGAAATTACTAAAGTTTTTTATATGTGGATTATTCTCCACCTCATTTATCAATTTAACAGGTTGTTCTGGGCCTGATACAATGGATCTTAACGGAGAAAGTAAAGACGCAACTGAACACACCATTAAATCTAATGACCAGGTCAAGATCAATTTACCATTTGATAATATCGATGACTTTAAAAATGCTGATCGTGGGTTTATTGCTAAACCGGACATGCTTACAATTACAAGTGAAAATGGCGAGCCTATTTGGGATCTGGAACAGTATAAAAGTTTTATCAGCGATGACAAAACTTCCCCTGATACAGTCAATCCCAGCTTATGGCGAAATGCTCAGCTTACCATTCGATACGGTTTGTATGAAGTCATGGATGGTATCTATCAGGTGCGCAGTTATGATTTGTCTAATATAACCTTTATTCGTGGTAAGACTGGTTGGATTGTATTTGATCCGCTGATTTCACCTGAAACTGCAGCAGCAGCGCTGGCACTTATTAATAAAGAACTTGGTGTACGAGATGTAGTTGCCGTGGTATACAGCCATAGTCATGTCGACCATTACGGTGGTGTTAGCGGGTTTATTAATGAAAATAATCAGGGTTCACTGCAAATATTTGCCCCGGAAGAATTCACCGAGCATGCTGTTTCAGAAAATGTGATTGCAGGAAATGCAATGGGACGTAGAGCGGTTTATATGTACGGTGCTATGTTACCTCGCGATGCCAAAGGCGGTGTTAATGGTGGATTAGGAATGACCATCTCTACTGGTGTTTCTGGACTGATACGACCTACAACTGAAATTAAGCGCACGGGTAAAAGAATCATCGTTGATGGCGTTACTATGGAGTTTCAAATGACGCCAGGGACGGAAGCTCCGGCGGAAATGAATACCTGGTTTCCAGATTTAAAGGCTTTATGGATGGCGGAAAATACGACGAATACCATGCACAATATTTTAACCTTACGTGGTGCTCAGGTTCGTGATGCATTAAAATGGTCAAGTTTCTTAAATGAAACCATGGAGCGGTATGGTGATGAAGTACAAGTTAAATTTCAAAGCCATCATTGGCCAGTATGGGATAATGAAAATATAATTCCCTATTTTGAAAAACAACGTGATGTTTACAAATTTATCCATGATCAAACTGTTCGTCGTATGAATCAGGGATATAACGGCGAAGAAATATCAGAAATGATTGAGTTGCCAAAGTCATTGGAGCAAAACTGGTCTACTCGTGGTTACTACGGAACGTTACGTCACAATAGTCGAGCGGTTTATCAGTTTTATATGGGCTGGTACAATGGTAATCCTTCTGATCTAAACAATTATCCCCCAGAGCAAGCAGCTAAACGGTATGTTGACTTTATGGGCGGAGAAAAAGAAATCATCAAGAAAGCACAAGAATCTTTTGATAAAGGGGATTATCGCTGGGTTGCTGAAGTCATGAAGCATGTTGTATTTGCAAACGACAGAAATAAAACAGCTAAATATCTATTAGCTGATGCTTTAGAGCAATTGGGTTATCAATCAGAATCAGGACCATGGCGTTCAGTGTATTTGCAAGGTGCCTGGGAACTGCGAAATGGCGTTCCAAACATTGGCGGTACGCAAACGGCTACGCCTGATACTATCCGTTCGATGACACCTGAAATGTTGTTTGATTACTGGGGTGTAAAACTGAATGCTGAAAAAGCTGAAGGCAAGGACTTTAGTTTCAATATTATCTTTACCGATCTTAATAGTGAGTATTCACTGTCGGTTAAAAACTCAGTATTGAATTATAGTCAACTACCAAACCCTGACGCTGATGCCAAGATGAGGATGGATAAAACTACGATGGATAAAATTTTATTAGGTGAAACCACCTATGAAAAAGCAGTTAAAGATGGACTTATCAAGATTGAAGGTGATAAATCGATCGTGGATGACTTCATTGCCATGCTGGATAACTTCGAGTTCTGGTTTAATATAGTAACACCTTAA
- a CDS encoding IS5 family transposase, whose protein sequence is MGKSKHKITNWSQYNKALINRGSLTFWIDEQAIKSWYCCEHHGRRGRGFTYSDVAIETALVVKGVFNLSLRALEGFTNSVFQLMDVPLTSPSYSCISKRAKTVEINYRAPSRGSAAHVVIDSTGLKVYGEGEWKTRKHGKEKRRTWRKLHLAVDSNTHEIVSAEISLVNVADNEVFPTLLNPLRRNITQVSADGAYDTKACHKLLQRKGCKPTIPPRSHAGYWEDDHPRNEAVKALKANQLAQWKQDNDYHQRSLSETAMYRYKQLISPKLSLRDYNAQVGEALAGVKAMNKVIGLGMPVRKHAA, encoded by the coding sequence GTGGGAAAATCTAAACATAAAATAACCAATTGGTCTCAGTACAATAAGGCGTTGATTAATCGAGGCTCACTCACTTTCTGGATTGATGAGCAAGCAATTAAGTCTTGGTATTGTTGTGAACACCACGGGCGTCGTGGTCGAGGGTTCACTTACTCTGATGTTGCTATTGAAACAGCACTCGTTGTGAAAGGCGTTTTTAACTTGTCATTACGAGCACTTGAAGGATTCACCAACTCTGTATTTCAACTTATGGATGTGCCACTGACTTCACCAAGTTATAGCTGTATAAGCAAAAGAGCTAAGACTGTTGAGATCAACTATCGAGCACCGAGTCGTGGCTCTGCTGCACATGTTGTGATTGATTCAACAGGTCTGAAAGTTTATGGAGAAGGAGAATGGAAAACGCGTAAGCATGGTAAAGAAAAACGCCGTACTTGGCGAAAGCTACACCTTGCAGTGGATAGTAATACCCATGAAATTGTGTCAGCTGAAATAAGCTTAGTTAACGTTGCCGATAATGAAGTATTTCCCACATTACTTAACCCATTAAGAAGAAATATAACTCAAGTCTCAGCTGATGGTGCCTATGACACTAAGGCATGTCATAAACTACTTCAGCGCAAAGGATGCAAGCCAACTATCCCTCCGAGAAGTCATGCTGGATATTGGGAGGATGACCACCCCAGAAATGAAGCAGTAAAAGCACTCAAGGCTAACCAATTAGCGCAATGGAAACAGGATAATGATTATCATCAGAGATCACTATCAGAAACAGCGATGTATCGATATAAACAGTTAATTAGTCCAAAACTGAGTCTTCGGGATTATAACGCTCAGGTAGGTGAAGCGTTAGCGGGTGTTAAAGCAATGAATAAAGTCATAGGGTTAGGAATGCCAGTTAGGAAACACGCTGCCTAA
- the arfB gene encoding alternative ribosome rescue aminoacyl-tRNA hydrolase ArfB: protein MIKISNSVSLQENEIEWQFIRSSGAGGQHINKVSTAAQIIFDINASSLPDFYKQALLKKADHRITKSGKVIIKCQQSRSQDFNRQLALTQFIELVASVAIVQKKRVATKPTKGSQRRRVDVKKQKGATKALRQKKSDD, encoded by the coding sequence ATGATTAAGATTTCAAATAGTGTTTCCCTTCAAGAAAATGAAATTGAATGGCAATTTATCCGCTCAAGTGGTGCGGGTGGGCAGCACATTAACAAGGTCTCCACCGCCGCTCAGATCATTTTTGATATTAACGCTTCTTCTCTCCCCGATTTTTATAAACAAGCTTTGCTTAAAAAAGCGGATCATCGCATCACTAAAAGCGGTAAAGTCATTATCAAGTGCCAACAAAGCCGCAGCCAAGATTTTAATCGCCAATTAGCCCTTACTCAGTTTATTGAACTCGTGGCCAGTGTCGCCATCGTTCAAAAAAAGCGTGTCGCAACTAAACCCACCAAAGGCAGCCAGCGCCGCCGCGTCGATGTTAAAAAGCAAAAAGGGGCAACTAAAGCCCTGAGACAAAAGAAGTCCGATGACTAA
- a CDS encoding DUF3012 domain-containing protein — protein MLLSLPTQLIKALFALIVGVFMMSLSGCAQEVGDDEWCKLMSDKAKGDWSVNEAADYAKHCVFK, from the coding sequence ATGTTATTGTCTTTACCTACCCAGCTAATAAAGGCTCTTTTTGCCTTAATCGTTGGTGTGTTTATGATGAGTTTAAGTGGTTGTGCTCAAGAAGTAGGTGATGACGAATGGTGTAAGCTGATGAGTGACAAAGCTAAGGGGGACTGGTCTGTCAATGAAGCGGCAGATTATGCCAAGCATTGTGTATTTAAATAG